The DNA window GAAAGTTCAGAGTGGAGTTGCAAGTTGTAGCTTTGTTAGTGCAAGATTAGTAGGCAATGACTCCGCTATGGTGGAGTATTATTCACTCAAGCATGTGGTTACCACATTTATATTGATGTCTGCAAAACTATAAAGTAAGAGAAGCTTTGAGAAGTTCAGTGTTTTTTGGGACCTTATGAGATTCTCCAAAGTATGGTTATTTCTTCCAGCAAGGCTGATAAAATCTTGGCTAGAGTTAAGGGATTCTAACACTCTACACAACAGAATCAAGGTGAAGAACAATGGTTTATTCTTCAAtcaagaacaagaagaggaCCATTGAACACCTCAGTCCTCCAAAACAAGCTTCTTGCATTATTTTATATTCCACGACTCATACCCGATGGAAACTTCCAAAACcataataacaaataaaaaggaaaaacatcACAAGCTGTAAGGAAACATATCCTTTGCTGGTAAGTGCCCAAATAACTTTTTACTAATGCGGCCTGCTATACATCTATGTATTCATTGGTATTACTCTCAAAATAAGCTTTTAGAAGCTGATAAActgtttttaaaaataaccaAATCTAAACTTTTTTTCTAATAAATCCAATTCTGACAAAAATATGTTATTTGGTCATTTTAACAAGTATATTTTCCTCTCTAATCACTATTAAAGATGCACAATCTTATTTACTGAGCACCTCAAttctttattttcaaaataaaatttaagacATGATAGCCTATACGATTGTCCAAGTACTCTAAGCTAAACGCCTTCTAAATCTTCTTTATACTAGCTTTTAATTCAGTATAATGATGTATATCTGCTACTCCTCCAGTGTTCTCCAAAGTTTGACAAATCTCCAAAACTACATTTATGGGTCTGAGAACAGCATAGAGACATATTCTAGTGGCAAACAACTCCGAGCCAAGATGTAATATGCAGTTTTCTTGCAACAGTGAGCTTTACAATGTAAGACAGTTTGGGTTGGGCAGAGCAGAAAGTTAACCAAAAGTTAGGTTGATATCACCATTTCCAATCTCCGGGAAAGTTGGCAGATGCAGTGAACTAAGGATTAAGGAATGCAGAGCTAAAGGCCAGAGGAGAAGTTGATAATTGGTCAAGTTTAGAGGCGGCCTGCTACTACTATGCATAACTACCCTCTAAAGTGAAATCAGCATATCTCATATAGGCATTATGCAATGTACTAAATCAATAAATATCAGCAAGATAATTCCAAATTCACCCTCCTATCTTGGGCACCTCTGTCCCAGCATAAATAAAAACCCCAGGGCTGAACTTTTGATACAGTACATGGTGCAGTGACTGGACAATCACCATAAAGCAAGATCTCTAACTATTTGAAATGATAAGAATAATACTAGAATATACTAACAAAATagaaatcataataaaataagCAGAACAATGAAAGATGAATATAACGATAAGATTGGTAGCAATGGACATATCCTCAAATATGAAAGAGAGAGAGCTTGTGGTGTTCACCCAAATACAAGATAGTACAATCTAAGATGTCATATAAGCAAAAAATATAACTCAATGTTTCATATAAACAGTATTGTTATTCAGTATTATGGTAGCACGTACAAAGAACTTATACAGAGTAATGTTAGTAACTAATCCCTTTGAAATTAGTAACACTAAACTAGTACAAAATTCAATAGTGTCCCAAGAATTGAAAATTCACTTGAGCATATGAATGGAAATTACCTCCATTTCTGCAACAGCAACATATgatacacacatacaaacatCAATCCCGCTTCCTAGCTCTCTCAATCCTACGAGCTTTAGGGCGTggaggaaccttcaagttcaagtGAGATGCTGTCTCACGCTCACGATCACACTCACCCTCACCCCCACTGCTGTTCCCATAAATCGGAATGACATTGGCATCAGTCACCTCTCCCTCGCAAACAGGACATTCTTTAGAACGTGAATCAACGTACTCCACCTGATAAAAACAGGCCCAACAAAACAAGTGACCGCAACAAGTCAACACAGGATCCCTGACCAGCTCCAAGCATATATTACAATCATACAAGCTACCACCCTCCTTATCCCCCTTCTTGGCTGGAGATTCCATAGCCAATGCCAACGCCTCCCCCACCAAATGTGATCGATCTCTTTTACACCCGCTTTCCCTAGCCTTATCCACAGTGCCCACACCCTCATTTTCAACAAGAATTCCACTCTCAACATCCGTATTAACCAATGCATCACTGAAAACAACCCTAATCCCCACAGGATTCCGCTCGCAGCGCTGGCTCTGCCTCTGCCGCTCCCCCGCGCGAAATGTAACTCCCTGCAGCTGCCGAATCCTCTCCTCCACTCTCTCATGCGACTCATTCGCCTGACCAACCGAGGGATCTATCGGTTCTTCGTTCAAGAAAACGTCAATGAAATCATCCATCGCGTGCAGAACTACTACTACATCAAAAAGCCCATAACTTGAAAGTGAAATAGAACTGcgatttgattattttaatcGGAGTAAATTAGGATCCTAGAAGCCCATACGCGAAGAACTATAGGATCATCACAATCAAAGACGAGAGAATACAAAGAGTTCATGCATATATATTCACCGACGAAAATCGCTGACACTTTGTAGATGGGAATCGTTAATCCACCGCTCCTCGAATAGCTAACACTTGGGAAAAAGGAGAATTTTTGCAAAAATCAATTTTGCAGTGGCAAATCGTTAATCCCCTTTTTTGCAAAGGGGATTAGGAAAACTTGAAAAGTACTAATTCTTTAACCTAATTTGAGCTGATTTTTTACACTAAGCTCGATTTTGGGTCAAAAATCGTTATCCGTTGATTCAATCCCTAAACAATTCAATTTTGTTTTCGGCCAAtagacaaaaaagaaaaaaaaccgtgggcaaatttttttaagaataatACCAGgggcaaaattttaaaaagtgtaACTTTTTTACTTACTAAAATAAGTGTGATGCATTTTTAGAATCCGCAATTAATCATAAATTCTCAAAATACTTAACACACTTCACAATAATCATATCGAAATTATGTATCACATTTGTTAATCATGTCTCAATCTTATCTCAAATTAGTTAATCAGGCTGCAATACGATCTACTCCGTACGAAACTTTTGTTGTTGGATTGACGCATTTAGATAATCAGACTTGTTAAATTTAATCAAGTAACataaaacacatttcatttgttaattgttaataaaaaatagaaCTTACAATGGAGTATTAAAGTTTGTTCGAATATGTAAGGATTCGATCTCTGATCGAATGAGAAACAACAAGAACTATGGCGATAACGGAGGAAGTAAAACACACTCaaagaattacgtggttcggcatTGATttgcctacgtccacggagaagctTTAATGGAGTTTATTGATCAAgatgtgaagaagaaggatgagatCCTCACTACAATTGAAACACTCAAGCTAATCATAAGTCGAGTTAACTATCAAAAGAAAACTGAGAATTTGAGAATGTGTATGTGGTGTATGTTTTCTTGGCTCATTGAGCTACATATATGAGAGATAAGAAAACAAGATGTACTAACTAACTTCAGCCTTTGTAAATCAGTTATAACCGCTCACAACGGCTAGTTTGAGCTTCATGCACCGAGCCCAACCTTTCCCTCTCCTCACCGAGCCAAGTGGCTCCCAGCTCAACATGAGTTAGCCATTTGCCTGGTCACACTaccacaaatctccaccttgacctTGTAAATCTGATCAACATCTAATTCCCTTCTCTACCTTGTTGCTGTCTCTAGCACTCCACAACTTCTACCAATTCCAAGCAATGTTTGAACTTGGAAACTGGTAGAGCTtttgtccagagcctttgtcctagcggcaaggagcttagacattattgcatgaggtaccgagttcgagccctctcaacatcagttgtaatttcctcccatCTATAGTATAgcagtttatttgtaatttcctcccttatataggagttaatttaaaaaaaaaaactggtAGAGCTTTTGTCAGCATATCTGAGGCATTCTCCTCTGTTGGAACCTTCACCACATTTATCTTCCCATTCTGGATTTCATCTCTAATGAAGTGCCTCCCTACATCTATGTGTTTGCTCCTTTCATGGAATATTTAATGTTTGGCCAAACAAATGGCTGAATTGTTGTCACAACTGATCTTCACAGCACCTtgtttaatcccaaaatcatgaAGTATCCCCTGCAGCCATTTGCCTTCTTTCGCAGCCTCAGTCAGTGAAATGTACTCAGTCTCGATTGTAGATAATGCAACCACAGACTGTAGATTAGACTTCCAACTTATGGCTGTGTCAAACAATGTGAAAATATACCCACTTTGATTTACTGCATAGTCTGAATCACAAAATACTTCCAAAATTTCATCATCATCAGACAATGCTCCATCTCTAAAATGCAGACCAACATTCGTAGATCCCTTCAGATACTTCAGAATCCACTTTAGAACATCCCAATGCCCCTTACCCGGATCAGACATGTATCTGCTTGCCACCCTAATGGCATGTGCAACATCCGGTCTTGTGCAAATAATTAAGTACATCACACTACCAACTATATTTGCATAAGGAATCAGGTTCATCCCCAATCTCTCTCGGTCTGTCTTAGGCATCTGCTCCTTACTCAATTTGAAGTGGCTGGCTAGAGGAATAGACACTGACCTTGAATCTGACATCTGGTACTTCTTGATAACTTTATCCACATAGGCTGCTTGATCAATCTcagttcttttttctttctattttttagaATATCCATGCCCATGAtccttcttgcttctccaagatCCTTAATCTCAAATTTCACTTTGAGATCATCCTTAACCAGTTGAATTTCTCTGTTGCAAGAGCCTGCCAATAGAATATCATTAACATACCACAACAAATATGCCACTATCACTTCCCCTTTTCTCTTTACATAAACACGGCTATCAAAACTTGATCTCTCAAACCCCATAGTTTCCATATGTTCATGAAACTTAAGGTTCCACTGCCTGCTACtctgcttaagtccatagagACTTTTCCTCAACAAACACACTTTCTGCTCTTCCCCAGGTTTCTCAAAACCCTTTGGTTGCATCATATAGATTGTTTCTTCAAGATCCAATGAAGGAATGTTGTTTTTACATCTAGCTGATGTAATTCCCAATCAAAATAAGCAGTGAGTGCAAGCAAGATTCTAATGGAGGTGTGCTTCACCACTGGTGAGAAAACTTCTATGTAGTCAATTCCATCCACTTGTGTGAAGCCTCTTGCTACCAGCCTGGCCTTGAAACGTATTGTCTCAACTTCTCCTACCTCCACATTTTTCTTAAAGATTCATTTGCAACTGATCAATTTTTGAGTTTCTGGATGtttcaccaaaatccatgttccATTCTTGAGCAGAGATTCAATCTCTTCCCTCATTACCTTGATCCATTTCTGACTCTCCTTGCTTCTTATGGCCTCTTCATATGTTGACGGTTCTGTGCACATGAGTACTTCAACCacacataaaacaaaacaactcaTATCATAGTCAGACAATCTGCTGGGCAATTTGTTGTTTCTTGTTGGGTTTCTTCTTGGCACTTGACTTTCTGCTGCATCTTGTTGAGGAATCCCTTGAGGTGATTGTGGCTGAGCTCCACCTTCTTCCTGGCTTTCTGTGACCTCAGTCTCCTCATCAGAATCCAGCCTGCTAGATTCTTCACCAATCTAAAAATTCTGCAGATCTGTAGAACTAACCTTATCAGCAGGTAGCTCCTTCTTGACAAGCATTTCGGCTTCATTGAAGCTCACATCCCTGTTAATAATAATTTTCTGATCACCTCTTTCTAGATTCCATAGTCTGTAAGCTTTCACACCCTCTTGATATCCCAGCATAACACACTTTTTGGCCCTTGTCTCTATCTTGCTTTGCTTCATATGTGCATAAGCTGCACAACCAAAACTTCTCAAACTAGAGTAATCACCAAGACTTCCATACCACCTTTTATCTGGGATCTCATTAGATATAGCAGATGAGGGACACTTGTTTATAAGCACAGCTGTAGTAGATACAACCTCAGCCCAAAATTTCTTAGGCAAACcagaagaaaacaacatgcatcCCACCCTTTCAAGAAGAGTTCGGTTcattctttctgcaacaccattctGTTGAGGATTTCTAAGAGCTGTCCTATGCCTCTTGATTCCTTTCAATTTGTAGAACCCCTCAAATTCAGAAGATAGAAATTCcatgccattgtcagttcttaagCATTTTCATATCTATTATGCCATTCTTAGAACTTCCCAAATGCCTGAGACTTATCCTTCAGTATATAGACCCAAACTTTTCTAGAataatcatctatgatggagatgaaGTACTTACCTCCACTCATAGACTCCACTTGAGATGGCCCCCAGAGATCACTGTGAGCATAGGCAAATGGTGTAGTTGAGGTGTGCTTTCCAGAAGTGAATGGAAGCTTCTTTGCCTTCCCTAAAATGCATGGCTCACATTTCTTAAGACCGTCATATGCATCTATCTTGATAACACCTTGCTTAGCCAGCTCATTGATTCCTTTTTCACCAACATTATCCAATCTGCTATGCCATGAACTCAAGCTCTCATGCTGTGCAACATTAGCAGATCCAATAACAGTCTCAGCCATGAGGTAGTATAAACTGTGTTTCCTCTTGGCCTCCATGATGATCCGTGATCCTTTTATTACTCTCAAAATCCCAGATTCTAAGCTAAACTTGCAACCTTTTGATTCCAGCAGCCCGAGTGAAATCAAATTTCTCTTGATCTTGGGTATGAATCTTACCTCAATTAAGATCTTAATGCTCCCATCCATCACTTTCAGTTCGATATTCTTCACAAGTTTGATCATTACCAAGTATGACTGAACCTTGACTGTATTCCAGGTTGTGAAACCAAGACTTGTGAGAACAGATATGGTATGTACATCCTGAGTCCATGATCCAGGACTCTTCAATGGTGGCTCCATCATGTATATTCAGAGCCTCAGGAGCCTGCACCTCCTGGGTAATGTCTACAGTCTCAGCTCCTCCATTCTTCTCTTGCTCTTGCTTTCTCTTCTAAGCAAAACATGATTTCTTGATATGGCCCGGCTTCTTACAATAATAACAACTTCTAGTTTCCTTCCCTacttcattcttttctttttcttgcttCTTCTGAAACTTCTTTTTTCTGGCCCTTTTTCTGATCATTCTTGAGATATAAACTTTCAGCCGCTTGATCAGCTGGCTTTGCAGAGGACCTGTGTGTATCTTTGAGTTTCAGAGCCGAGTGCACTTCTTTATAGCTGATCTTAGATTCTCTTCCAAGCAACATAGCATCCTTGAAATGCTCGTAACTCTTAGGAAGTGAGTTTAGCAACATCAGGGCTTTATCTTCATCTTTAATTTCCTCATCAATGTTCTCTAAATCATCGATGCACTTTCCAAACTCTTCAAGCTGCTCCAGTACGCCTTTGCCATCCACAATCTTGAATGTCAACAACTTCTGTTTCAGATGCAGTCGGTTTGCAAGAGATTTGGTCATGTATAATGACTCTAACTTCGACCATACACCTGCAGCCGTGTCTTCCTTGGCCACTTCCCTGAGAACTCTATCACTCAGGTTAAGAATCAGTGTGCTATACGCCTTGTATTGCATCTCCTGCAATCTAGTCTTCTCCTTCTCATCCTgctcttccttcttctcttcACTGCTGCTTCCATTGAGGATCTCCCAGaggccttgctgcatcaagatgcCCTTCATCTTGAGCCTCCACAACCCGAAATCTTTTCGGCCAATGAAtttctccacctcaaacttcGTTGTGGACATTCTTCAAACGGCTGGAGTGCAGTGATCAAGACTCACTTTGAAATAGAGACTTCAATCTTCAATTCACCCGAGATTCGTCCCAATCTTGTTCCCACCGGATGTCGCCACATTTAAGGATTCGTGCTCTGATCGAATGAGAAACAACAAGAACTATGGCGATAACGGAGGAAGTAAAACAAACTCaaagaattacgtggttcggcatTGATttgcctacgtccacggagaagctTTAATGGAGTTTATTGATCAAgatgtgaagaagaaggatgagatCCTCACTACAATTGAAACGCTCAAGCTAATCACAAGTCGAGCTAACTATCAAAAGAACACTGAGAATCGGAGAATgtgtatgtgttgtgtgttttctTGGCTCATTGAGCTACATATATGAGAGATAAGAAAACAAGATTTACTAACTAACTTCAGCCTTTGTAAATCAGTTATAACCGCTCACAATGGCTAGTTTGAGCTTCATGCACCGAGCCAACCTTTTCCTCTCCTCACCGAGCCCAGTGGCTCCCAGCTTAACATGAGTCAACCATTTGCATGGTCACACCATCACAGAATATATTTTATAGTTTGGATTAAATATTTAAGAAGATAAAGTAAGGGGTACgttaaaatgctaacttttcttaaattgctaatttGGTAACTCAttaacgtagtgtattaaaaatatcaatacaatcacataaaaatgtcaacacatatttgcgtcgacattttaataaaaatgtcaacataatatattaaaatatcaatttaaatttatgttgacatttcagtatCATCGTATGGACATTTTTAATATCTTGCATTGATGAGTTAATaagttaacaatttaaaaaaagttagcAACATATCACCTAgtaatggagtatataaaaaacCTATAGAGAAGATTGGATGGAGTGGACAATAGTAagtttcaagaaaaaaaaatatactagtactatgtattattttttattcatagtTCATTTTTATTGTATTGAATTTGGTGATAACTCATGACCCTTGACACaagaaagtaattaaaaaaaatatactagtactatatattattttttgttcatatttcattttttattgtattGAATTTGGTGATAACACCCTTAACACAAGAAAGTAAtctaaaaaatatactagtactatatattgttttttgttcatatttcatttttattgtattGAATTTGGTGAGTTTTtgttcatatttcatttttattgtattGAATTTGGTGATAACTCATGACCCTTGACACAAGAAAGTAATCTATTAGAACTTGTTTGACTGAAAGTTATTGTAAATCGTAATATTAACTTATGAATAGGAATGAATAGCTTAGGTATAATTATCTACATGCATTCTTTCCAACATTGATATAtttaaaatcagaaaaagaaatttaaatttGTTACTTAGGGTCATAATTTTGAGAATTCAGTGTATTTTGTAGGTACGCCTTCTTACCCATGAACAAATCATCTTATCATTATGATTAATATTccataatttacttttttaatgGGATAGATAGGTACAgtatgttttaaaaaaaagtctCTAGGAATGCGATCAAATTAGAATACTAGCTAGTAGTacaatttaataaaatactactacgaaCCAAATATAAACTGCTCTTATAATATACAGACTGATAAAAATATTGTGAAATATACCAAAAAGCAAACCATTTGCAACATTAATACTAACACGTGAAAATAGTAAATAAATccaaatgcagaaaacagattAATAAAAAGTCTACCAATTGTGAACAAATTCATGCAATTTTTTGAGGTCATCAACCTTAGGCTTGTTGGTAGGGTTGGGAGTTTTACCCCAGCGTTTGCGTTTCAACACCATATATTTGTACAAGAATCCAACACTCGATATCTCAATGCCTCTAGCTTTCACAAAATCATTCAAAGCATCCTGCAATTCACTCTTGCTCTCCACACCCTCCAATCTCAGAGACGAAACGTAGCTATTTGGCTCACAAAATGATATTTTATCCACCAAAATTTCATCACCACAAACATTAGCTCCCAACCCCAGTTTTCCCTTATTTTCTTTAGAGATAGACACGTTAATCCGAACACATTCCTCTGATTTCTCATCGCCGTCGGTGTTGTAGACCGGGTTCACAGTGACCTCGATTTTTTCCCGGCCCAGCTCCCTTGTCAGCATGACGTGGC is part of the Salvia splendens isolate huo1 chromosome 6, SspV2, whole genome shotgun sequence genome and encodes:
- the LOC121806389 gene encoding uncharacterized protein LOC121806389 gives rise to the protein MDDFIDVFLNEEPIDPSVGQANESHERVEERIRQLQGVTFRAGERQRQSQRCERNPVGIRVVFSDALVNTDVESGILVENEGVGTVDKARESGCKRDRSHLVGEALALAMESPAKKGDKEGGSLYDCNICLELVRDPVLTCCGHLFCWACFYQVEYVDSRSKECPVCEGEVTDANVIPIYGNSSGGEGECDRERETASHLNLKVPPRPKARRIERARKRD
- the LOC121807999 gene encoding uncharacterized mitochondrial protein AtMg00300-like, which translates into the protein MEAKRKHSLYYLMAETVIGSANVAQHESLSSWHSRLDNVGEKGINELAKQGVIKIDAYDGLKKCEPCILGKAKKLPFTSGKHTSTTPFAYAHSDLWGPSQVESMSGGKYFISIIDDYSRKVWVYILKDKSQAFGKF
- the LOC121807647 gene encoding uncharacterized protein LOC121807647 isoform X2 — its product is MLRLVSLGATARRFQSTAIVSYRHCSTVSGGPQLLGALESQIKAKELNRSVPADLPFTIQDDEKHCHVMLTRELGREKIEVTVNPVYNTDGDEKSEECVRINVSISKENKGKLGLGANVCGDEILVDKISFCEPNSYVSSLRLEGVESKSELQDALNDFVKARGIEISSVGFLYKYMVLKRKRWGKTPNPTNKPKVDDLKKLHEFVHNW
- the LOC121807647 gene encoding uncharacterized protein LOC121807647 isoform X1, producing the protein MLRLVSLGATARRFQSTAIVSYRHCSTVSGGPQLLGALESQIKAKELNVMKKRSVPADLPFTIQDDEKHCHVMLTRELGREKIEVTVNPVYNTDGDEKSEECVRINVSISKENKGKLGLGANVCGDEILVDKISFCEPNSYVSSLRLEGVESKSELQDALNDFVKARGIEISSVGFLYKYMVLKRKRWGKTPNPTNKPKVDDLKKLHEFVHNW